AACCCCCACTTCCAAAGCCACCCCTCCCATTTGTGCAAAGCGGTGCGCTGAAGCTGCTCCATCCAACAActtccccaccccaccccctttCCCCCCATGTTTTTCCTTCTGCTGTACATGTCTTGAGATGGCAGCATCAACAAACCCATGCTGAGGCAGCCTTAGTCATTCAGCtataatcaatcaatcaatcaatcgtTTTGCCGCCGTTTCTGTTCACCTCATAAATCTTCAATGAGGGCTGTGTTGGGGGGGGTGAAGCAATGCTGGGtgggtttgctttttttattccttttcagCCCGTGCGCACGCAGCTCTGCCATGTTGGTTTTGGGGAGCTGTACGCGGGAACAAAGAGCTATCGGCTGCAACGAACTGCGAGGCAAAATGGCCGATGTCTGCCACGAATGAAGGCAGGCTGCGTTACTTAAACCGAACTGACACCTCCCTGCAGACGCCCGCTGAGCACACTCTGCCCGAACGTGAGGCGGCAGCAACACACGCCGCCGGATGCATGGCAACATAAACAACGTTCTCCCCGCGGGGCAGCAGAACGTCCAGCAAATCTGGGGATTTGTCCGATCACGCCGGGGCCGGCGCGTTACATAACCGGAGCTCGGTTTTGTGACCTTTCCTGCGTATGAATGTCAGGTAAAATCTCAAAATAACGTGCATATTTGACATAGTTCCGGCGTGTTGCTCAGTTCTGCCCgttctgctgttgttgttgttgttgagtttGGACACCAGCGAGGAAAGATGCCTGAATGGAGGGCAGACAGATTCGCCCACCCCCGTCTCTGTGACTCATTCAGAGCAGGGTGCCCTTCATCTGATCTGCACAGGTGGACTCTGTCCACGtcgagctgtgtgtgtgtgaatgaaacaCAGAGGGAGGGCGGCATCAGAGGAAtgtttcaggtttctgtgtttctctcctTTCCATCACAGAGcagaccagttttttttttttcttttttcgtcTCGGCCTGTTATCAGATCGTTTTGCGTCCACAGGAATGTGAAAAGCTTGCGCCCCGCACGTGATGGAGAGCCGTCTAAAGGGGGAAGAATGTtctgggatgtgtgtgtgtgtgtgtctaaaaggtgaatgcagctgtgtgtgtgtgtgtttaactgCCCGAGGTCGACTCCTCTGACATCCCCGCGGTCAGCTCTCCTCTCCCTCCGCCGTCTCCAGGAGGTCAAATGCCTGCCGTGATTTCATTAAGGGAACGATTCCTCCGCTGGAAGATGGTCCACggctgtgcacacacacacacgcacacttaGTGTTAAAACTGTGGAGAGCTGCAGCACTTTATGCTGCCCTGTAATGGAGGTTGGGTGGTGGATGAGCTCCTTATGTAACTGAGGAGGACGACCCGTCAGTTATCAGCTCTTTTCACGGCGCTGACACCAAACAAGTGGATGAGTTCAGCTCGTTCATCTCCCAGAATCAGTCTCGCAGAATTAGTTTACCAACTTGACctttgccagaaaaaaaaatatatatttgtaaatatacaaatatatagCTGTCTTAAACCACTaaatttgactctttttttttttttttaggttgttgATTCTTTGACTCCAACTTAAGAGTTGGGAACTTAAAACATGGTGTTAGGGCTTCACTTCTCGAAATCCCATAAATAACAGCCTgcttacacaaacaaacaattaaaattgACACGAAAGAGCAACATCCGTAGGTGTCGTTCATCTTTTGGTACCTGGCAGTGGTTCGTTCGGCGTTTTTAGTTCCCGATCATCCAGCGAGCGTTTGACTTCTCCAGGGTTTATAAGTGGCTCGGTGGACGCGTCACGCCTTTGGCTCCCGCTCGGGTTTTAAAAGCGCAGTAAGTGACAGAGTTTGGGTTTGAGTTTGGGACGAGTTCCTAAACAAACTGAGATTTGTGTCAAAGTAACAGCCACCTCAGGGCCCATACTCAGCACAAATCAGATGACCAGCATCCTTCACTGTGTCTATATatagtttctgttttagtttcaaACGATGGACGCACGTTATTTGGATTACTGTTGAGATTTAGACAAACAACATCCCAGATGCTGCATTGAAAACCTTAATTATGTCTAATAAAAAAGCAGTGTTGGCCTTAATGTTACACATCCTTGAAGGAACGCGTACCGCCCGCTGCTTTTCACGCCAAACATTTCAACAAGGATCGCGCGCTCAGAGCATGCGTtgggggatgactctcagcgaccgCCATGGCAcgttttagctccatatctggacaactgactgagctgcagccattcaTTTCTTTCGTGTTGGctgcgtccatcttgaattgggtccgCGTCCAGTGATCCACTGCGTcgcaagatattttgctaaacaaacaaacaaacacacacacacaggcagttacaaAGATCTGGACTCATATTTTGTACCCAAGCGTTACGACTGTAGAGTGTTCGttgattttatgttgaaaattgAAAGGGAGTTGTCGCTGAAATGCCCGATGCCGCTCGTTTCATTGTTTATACGCAGGATAAGCTCAAAGAAGTCACGCTTATCTTCCTGATTCAGCCTTATGAGACGTGTGTGAAAGCTGTGtgaccatgtgtgtgtgtgtgtgcgctaaGAGGATGAGAAAGAAACTGGGTATTTTTGGGGGTGAGCTGGTCGGACACATTCGGTGCTGGAGAGACTTCTGGCGGGAGTCAACGAATACGCCGAGAGATTAATGAGGGAGGGGGGCGGGGGAAATGCGAGAGCCTGGCCGGGGTCTCTCCCTCGATTACGAAGCGTTTCCGTCCGTTTGGAGAGGTGCATCGTTCTTATTCAGCGGGGGGAGGCAGGAAAACCACGAAGAAGCGCTCAGCCAAACAAACCATAAATAGAAGCCCTCTcctctgccccccccccttctctgtGTTAATTCGTCACAATGTAGGCTACCGCCTCTGCTtcgttctctttttttattttttcctcccttcagTGACTCATGGCTGTCGACAGCAGAGCACAGAATGAAGAATGCGTCATCCTCcctgctttgcttttgtttcgGTCGAGTTAAAAAACGCTCGcttattttcattcattcattcatttatttatttttcaacttCGCAAGCCCACACGCAGGATGACACAAGCCCACGCTGCAGGTCGCCACCTCTCCCCGCCAGTGACGAACGTCCAAAAACCCAACCCCGGTCGGCGAGCGAGACGACAAGTGTTGACAAGAAGCAGGAAGGAACCGCGGCCGTGTCACAACTACCTGCTCCTTCTGGCTGCACGGTGAAGAAATTCATGTTTACACAAAGTTCCTGTTGTAACAGAGCTTCTCACTCGAGCTCACAAAATCCGCACGAAGCaaaaaggagaaggagggggaAACACAATCAGTTTTAGTTGAGCACGTTACTGATGGTGAACATGTCAGATGACATTCTTCGGATGTGAGTCTACATGTTGTTTTAGGGAACATTCTGCTCAGGCTGACTCCCAGTTGGAGCGGATCAGATCAGCTCAGGTCTGATTTAGTCTCTGGGAACATCGGGTCCTGTCAGCACGTGACACCGGGAACCGCAGAGCCTCTGCTTTTACCTGACCGAACACGAGAAAAGTCCCGCCATGAGCGCGCTTGGGACGCTCCAGACCAACGTCATCGAGCTGTCCAACTCTGTGCGAAAGAGATGCATGGCAAATGGTGGTCAGACCACCCCGGACCTCCCTCCCGGATACAGGAAAAGTAGACATTTTGTCGTGGCCGGCCTAAGGCTCACCTGTGCAACAATCCTGCTGTGTAATCAGCATCTTGACACGCCGCACCTGTGAGGTGGACGGATGACGCTCGCTGACGCAGGTTCACACACATCTGTGAAAAGGCCTGCTGTGTCCTGTAGAAGAAGCCTTAGATCTTTGAAAAgtgagagcaaaaacaaaagtgttagtatttttttgtttattctacaCAAAAGGAGAATTTTAGATTCCAGGATAATCCCCAGCAGCACCTCTCAGGATGTCCTCAGTGCAGCCCAGAtgataaaataagatttttatgaTTCGATAGCAGGTCTGATTGGATTGTTGGTGTTTCGATCATTCGGTTGTCCTTGTTTCGGCTCCTTACTTACCACCATTAGTATTCAGCACACGTGCTCACTAACTAATCACCCAGTACATATGTCTGCTTTCCTCAGAGCTCCTCCTTTCACCTTCAGGTTTGCTTCTTTATTGTTTGCCTCGGTAAACGGATTCAGTCCTGTTCGTACCCGTCGCCGCCTCCGTTCTGCCTTCATCTGGGTCTCGCTTCTGCTCACCGTTCTACATTCCCAGTCTCATAATCTCAATTAATGACATTATTAGCTAGATTCAGCCgagctgaaaaagaaacaacactcCCTCCCGGGCCGGGCTGCGTTTCTGATCTGCAGCGAATAGCAACGTGAAAGGGAAGGGAGTTCAGGTCGAGGTGCGAAAACGGAAACGAGGCGAGCCTTTTCACCCCAAACGGTTTCGGCCGCCGTTAGCATCAGATACAAAGAAGCTGATCCAGAGATAGTGAATTCcagtcagtcattcacacaaagaaaactctCACCAGAAGAAAAATGGAGTCCAACCGGAAATGTGATGCGTCTGTTTACTTCCCTATATGGAAACGATACAGTTACTAACatcatatttttgtcttttctcttctttttgcaGCTGAATGGACCAAAGAAATCTTCAAACACAATCGAGCTGAGAATATAAAGAAAGGAGAGGACACAGCACCGAGGAGTCCTTCCCACTCTCATCACTCTTTCTGTTCAGTTGTGAGAACTGCCTGAAGGTCTGcttatcaaaaaaataaaaaataaaaagactctTCACTCCCACCTCTGAGGAATTTAAGGAGCCGTCAAGTTTGATGGAGTTCCTCCAACAGCTCTCAGGAGTATTATAGGTCACCTCCCAGAAATAAAAAGACCTCCTCCGTTCTTTTTATTAGGAAGCCAAGGGAagaggggggcgggggggtcTAACTAGGCCACCTGACCACAGTGGACCAAGAGCAGACCGAACAACcgaaagggctttttttttttcaagtcaaGATATAACCCATCTGCAGCCACAAAGCAGGAAGTTCAGCGAGTCTTTTATTGAGAAATCCGGAGTTTCCTTTACCAGGAAACAGGATCTGGTTTCAGACAGGACCTTTTGGACCTGGTCGCAACGATCCACCTACCTGAACCGTCTGTGGATGGATGAACTCTTGGAAGCACGTGAAACTCATCCCGTACGAAGCGAGCGAGAACACGATCTGTAGGTAACGATCGAGAGGCAGCGCGGGAACTTTATCTTTCACTTTGAAGCTACAGAAATCTGTGTAATCGAACTGAAAGTCAACGGCTGAACGACAGTGCCAACCAGAGACGATCCTTGAAGGAAGCATGGAAGCAACCATCCGACCCCATGTCCCCTCCAACGGCTGATTTCAGAGAAGGAGTTTGATCTTCTTCCCCTCCCACGAAAGCGAGCGGGGAGGGGGGAATCCGGCGCCCATCCGAGCCACAAGCCCCGCACTCGAAGAACAACTAAACCGAGCGAATGTCCTGCCTCAGGCGCCAGCCGATGGCCATCCCCATGGACACCGTCAAGATCATCCAGTCGGAGAAGTTTCCCCGAGAGTGCCCCGTGCCCGTCACCCAGCCGCGCTACGCGCCGGCCCCCAGGGTGGCGTGGGACGGTGGCGGCGAGGGCGAGATCATCGTCAACCAGGCCTGCAGCGACCTGGCGCTGGACATGGCGCCGTCGCCTAGGCCGATGGCGTCGCCCCCGGCCCCGCTGATACGCAGGGAGCAGAGCTTCCTGGCTCAGCGCAAACCCAGTGCCAACGAGATCTGCTACCACCAGTTCCACTACAAGATGGAGGACGTCATCGTCAACCAGTACGTGCTGCGCTCCTCGTCCACGTCCTCGTCCACGTCCTCGTCGTCCTCGGGGCCCGTCATGCCCTGCGAGCCCCTGGAGTGCCCCACCTGCGGCCACACATACAACTTCGCCGGGAAGCGCCCGCGCATCCTCTCCTGCCTGCACTCGGTGTGCGAGGAGTGCCTGCAGATCCTCTACGAGTCCTGTCCCAAGTACAAGTTCATCTCCTGCCCCACGTGCCGGCGCGAGACGGTGCTGTTCACCGACTACGGCCTGGCTGCCCTGGCCATCAACACCAGCATTCTGAGCCGCTTGCCCTCCGACCCCAACGGGCCCGTGCAGTGGGGCGGGGACGTTGACCGCAGCTGCTACCAGACTGTGCGTCAATACTGCCAGTCAGCCTGCACCTGCCAGATCGCCAACCCGTTGTCCTCCTGTGGCATCATGTAGGCAGGGGCGAGGAGGTGAGGGTCTGACTCCGCACCGCCACAACTCCTCTCATCTATAAGCTAAACCCATTTTGCCAAGCCCCTTCTCTCACAGTaaataccccccaccccccatagATGTTATCTCTCTATATTTAATAGCACAGATGGATGCTGTGTGGGACTAATGAATGCTGATGGTTCagtataaagtaaataaatgtattttatgtatGGACTGGAAACCTATTCACCGTCTCTTGTTTGGTTGGATGTGTTTGTCATGACATCTCTTTACATGGGAATGCCAGGGGaggtgccccccccccccccaacctaggtgaataaagattaaataaatgataaaaaaaacaccaaggtGTGGCTTCTGTTTTAGTGTTCTAGGCGATTATTTATGCAGAAGAATGcactttaaaactcaaaaaagtCGTTATGTTGTAGGGCTAGTTTCCTGTTTTGACTTAAAGGAGATTTTTCAGCTTAAAATGCTGAGATCAGTGTTATATTAGGTAACAAATGTGCTTGCATTGTCTCAAAT
Above is a genomic segment from Kryptolebias marmoratus isolate JLee-2015 linkage group LG14, ASM164957v2, whole genome shotgun sequence containing:
- the rnf208 gene encoding RING finger protein 208; amino-acid sequence: MSCLRRQPMAIPMDTVKIIQSEKFPRECPVPVTQPRYAPAPRVAWDGGGEGEIIVNQACSDLALDMAPSPRPMASPPAPLIRREQSFLAQRKPSANEICYHQFHYKMEDVIVNQYVLRSSSTSSSTSSSSSGPVMPCEPLECPTCGHTYNFAGKRPRILSCLHSVCEECLQILYESCPKYKFISCPTCRRETVLFTDYGLAALAINTSILSRLPSDPNGPVQWGGDVDRSCYQTVRQYCQSACTCQIANPLSSCGIM